CGCCCGGATCAACCACCGCCACATGCACCGTTCCTAGCGGAAAATAAGGATAAGCATTCAGCAAACAAAACCGAGCCGCCACCACATCCTGAGGCGGAACCCCATGAGTCAAATCAATCACCCGCACCCCACGACAAACCCCAGCAATCACTCCCTTCATCACCCCCACATAAACATCACTCAAACCGAAATCAGTCAAGAGAGTCACTAGAGGTTGAGTCATAAGTCGGAAAGGTGGGAGGAGAGATAAAGGATGAAGGAGGAGGAATGAAAGAGGAGAAGAGGAGGAGGTAGAGAAGAATCGAAACGCTGACAGTAACGTTCGTTTGGAGGGGTCTGGGGGACGCAACCGTTCCTCAGCGGGGGTTTGGGGGCGAGTGCCGCCAAAGGTTCGGATTTCCAAAGTGTCCCAACTTTAACCAAAGATTCCGATTCCTAAAGTATCCCAACCTCAGCCAAAGGATACTGCCGACCATACTCATAAATCGCGATCGCCGCCGCAGTCTGCACATTTAAAGACTCCACCATACCAAACTGCGGAATCGCGATCGCCGCATCACAAAGACCCGCAATCTCCGCTGGAATTCCCGTCAGCTCTCGTCCCAACATCAACAGCGCCTTTTGGGGATAGCAAAACTCAAACACAGGCACCGCATCAGCCCGCAAATGCAACGCGATCGCACAATAGCCCGCTTGTTGTTGAGCCACGACCCAAGCAGGCAAAGCCGACACCGCACAAGCTTGTAGCGGTTGCCAATGATGAGCCGAAGCCGCCAAATTCTTAAAATCTCGCTCTTGCGTCAGCGCCACATCAGCCACCACCACTGACCCCACCCGAAACGCCTCCGCAGTCCGACACAGCCCCCCTAGATTGGCTGGATTTTGCACCAAGCTGGCACAGACCACCAAATCCCGGCGAGGCAGTTGGGCATAGCGATCGCGAGGAATCGAAGCACGACCAAAGGCAGGCATAGGCATAACACCGAAACAATTTTGAAATTTTAGTAACAGACGTTACAGACTCTGGAGCAGAAATGCTAGGTTAGAATCTAGTAAAATACATAAGTACCCAGAAAAAAAAGTCCGCCATGAACAGAAATCGCCAAGAAGCCATCACGCAAACCACTCAAGCTCATCGCGAAAACATGCGGAGAAACCTGCAACGCCGCCTAGAAGTCGCTAGAGCCAACGGTGACGAGAATTT
This region of Trichocoleus desertorum NBK24 genomic DNA includes:
- a CDS encoding RNA methyltransferase; protein product: MPMPAFGRASIPRDRYAQLPRRDLVVCASLVQNPANLGGLCRTAEAFRVGSVVVADVALTQERDFKNLAASAHHWQPLQACAVSALPAWVVAQQQAGYCAIALHLRADAVPVFEFCYPQKALLMLGRELTGIPAEIAGLCDAAIAIPQFGMVESLNVQTAAAIAIYEYGRQYPLAEVGIL